Proteins co-encoded in one Aminivibrio pyruvatiphilus genomic window:
- a CDS encoding nucleoside deaminase — translation MEKEKLFYRMLDVIEGDIVPLTARGVAIGCKVFGAAVLRKDDLSLVVAGTNHEAFSPLWHGEVYTIKLFYELQGHPDPSECIFLSTHEPCSMCISALAWAGFREIYYFFGYEQTQDVFNIPHDLRMLREVFGCVSPTKENIYYTSRSLLDIAQGLQEPEKADARIAKIREIYAGLSAVYQAGEKKMVLK, via the coding sequence GTGGAGAAGGAAAAGCTGTTTTACCGCATGCTTGATGTGATCGAAGGGGATATCGTGCCCCTGACCGCCCGCGGAGTGGCTATCGGCTGCAAGGTCTTCGGCGCGGCGGTGCTCCGGAAGGACGACCTCTCCCTGGTGGTGGCGGGGACGAATCACGAAGCCTTTTCGCCCCTCTGGCACGGAGAGGTGTATACCATCAAGCTGTTCTACGAGCTCCAGGGGCACCCGGACCCGTCGGAGTGCATTTTCCTCTCCACCCATGAACCCTGCTCCATGTGCATCTCCGCTCTCGCATGGGCGGGTTTTCGGGAAATCTACTATTTCTTCGGTTATGAGCAGACCCAGGACGTTTTCAACATCCCCCACGACCTGAGAATGCTTCGGGAGGTCTTCGGCTGTGTCTCCCCCACGAAGGAAAACATCTACTACACCAGCCGGTCGCTGCTGGACATCGCCCAGGGGCTCCAGGAACCGGAAAAGGCCGATGCGCGCATAGCGAAGATCCGGGAGATCTATGCCGGACTCTCCGCGGTCTACCAGGCCGGAGAGAAGAAAATGGTGCTGAAGTAG
- a CDS encoding 4Fe-4S dicluster domain-containing protein has product MAIQYLRVVNRDQCIGCFSCMYACSRMVRNAGGSGKAALRVKGYAGVEGAFSIRVCARCEDPDCAKACPTGALTAAPNGGVRLKKDLCISCGACVKACAISALQWDEEERHPIPCIFCGQCVKYCPNNVLAMTEKTEGGDRR; this is encoded by the coding sequence ATGGCAATTCAATACCTGAGAGTTGTGAACCGGGACCAGTGCATCGGCTGCTTCAGCTGCATGTACGCCTGCTCCCGGATGGTCCGGAATGCGGGCGGCAGCGGCAAGGCGGCCCTCAGGGTCAAGGGGTACGCCGGAGTGGAGGGGGCCTTCTCCATCCGGGTCTGCGCCCGGTGCGAAGATCCCGACTGCGCAAAAGCATGCCCGACAGGAGCGCTGACCGCAGCCCCCAACGGCGGGGTGCGGCTGAAAAAAGACCTCTGCATCTCCTGCGGCGCCTGCGTGAAGGCCTGCGCCATCAGCGCCCTTCAGTGGGACGAGGAGGAACGGCATCCCATTCCGTGCATCTTCTGCGGCCAGTGCGTAAAGTACTGCCCCAACAACGTACTCGCCATGACCGAAAAAACGGAAGGAGGCGACCGGAGATGA
- a CDS encoding aldehyde ferredoxin oxidoreductase N-terminal domain-containing protein produces the protein MKGRTLHVDLASGTDRLLDDNRLFSEWLGGSAAATELLFRYGAPKGDPLAPESPVIFAIGPFSALYPVATKTAALFKSPLSGELGESHAGGRLAMSFREAGIAALVITGRAERPSYLAIENDTVAVKSASTFWGQSATATDRILREAESKTGRKISVVRIGPAGERLSPMACATVDGSRHFGRLGLGAVLGSKNLKAIVVSGTKTLPLAKPKEFKAVYDILYDRVVRSKEMKKYHDLGTAANVRPLSMIRGLPTRNFSQGNFEGADDISGERFAGEFLVQHTACAHCQCGCIHLAELREEFAPYHYSTNRVSYDYELIYAMGSMLSLSSPEDVLKLLLVTEKQGWDVISLGCTLAWATESFLRGTLSLAETGDLPLSFGDGAAYLEMLERMAKGQGEFYRDLEKGCAFCARKYGGEEWAVQYGGVEPGGYMTGENFAVTCMMGVRHSHLDDTGYSIDQKLLNAAQPLEDQVRAQVKEARWRMVLNSLMICLFARGVYDEEIILSGLDALGLEWDAEKLQAMSEKALLRKYEWKALCGFDHSLVKIPKKMYSVQTATGLIGRESLEERLRLYRKYAGLL, from the coding sequence ATGAAGGGAAGAACCCTGCACGTGGACCTGGCCTCCGGGACAGACCGGCTGCTCGACGACAACCGGCTTTTCTCCGAATGGCTCGGCGGATCGGCTGCCGCCACGGAACTCCTTTTCCGGTACGGAGCCCCGAAGGGCGACCCCCTGGCCCCGGAAAGCCCTGTGATCTTCGCCATCGGTCCCTTCAGCGCCCTGTACCCTGTGGCCACGAAGACCGCGGCCCTCTTCAAGTCTCCTCTCTCCGGAGAGCTGGGAGAATCCCACGCCGGGGGGCGGCTGGCCATGTCTTTCCGGGAGGCGGGCATCGCCGCCCTTGTCATCACCGGCAGGGCGGAGCGCCCCTCTTACCTGGCCATCGAAAACGACACCGTCGCAGTCAAATCGGCCTCGACTTTCTGGGGTCAGTCGGCCACGGCCACCGACCGGATTCTCCGGGAAGCGGAGAGCAAAACGGGACGAAAAATTTCAGTTGTCCGCATCGGTCCCGCCGGGGAACGGCTCTCTCCCATGGCCTGCGCCACCGTGGACGGCTCCCGCCATTTCGGCCGCCTCGGCCTCGGCGCCGTCCTGGGGAGCAAGAACCTCAAGGCCATAGTCGTCAGCGGGACGAAAACCCTGCCCCTGGCGAAACCGAAGGAGTTCAAAGCCGTTTATGACATACTGTACGACCGGGTCGTCAGGTCGAAGGAAATGAAAAAATACCACGACCTGGGCACCGCCGCCAACGTCCGTCCCCTCTCCATGATACGGGGGCTCCCCACACGGAACTTCTCCCAGGGCAACTTTGAAGGGGCCGATGACATCTCCGGGGAACGGTTTGCCGGGGAATTCCTGGTGCAGCACACGGCCTGCGCCCACTGCCAGTGCGGCTGCATCCACCTCGCCGAACTGCGGGAGGAGTTCGCCCCGTACCACTACAGCACGAACAGGGTCTCCTACGACTACGAGCTGATCTACGCCATGGGAAGCATGCTCAGCCTTTCCTCCCCCGAGGACGTTCTGAAGCTCCTCCTGGTTACGGAAAAGCAGGGGTGGGACGTCATTTCCCTGGGCTGCACCCTTGCCTGGGCCACGGAATCCTTCCTCCGGGGAACCCTTTCCCTCGCCGAAACGGGAGATCTGCCCCTCTCCTTCGGAGACGGTGCGGCGTATCTCGAAATGCTGGAACGCATGGCAAAAGGACAGGGAGAATTCTACCGGGACCTGGAGAAGGGGTGCGCCTTCTGCGCCAGGAAATACGGCGGGGAGGAATGGGCCGTCCAGTACGGCGGCGTGGAGCCGGGGGGATACATGACCGGTGAGAACTTTGCCGTCACCTGCATGATGGGGGTGCGCCACTCCCACCTGGACGACACAGGATACTCCATCGACCAGAAGCTCCTGAACGCCGCCCAGCCGCTGGAAGACCAGGTCCGGGCCCAGGTGAAGGAAGCCCGGTGGCGCATGGTACTCAATTCCCTCATGATCTGCCTCTTCGCCCGGGGCGTCTACGATGAAGAGATAATCCTCAGCGGACTGGACGCCCTCGGCCTGGAGTGGGACGCAGAAAAACTGCAGGCCATGTCGGAAAAGGCCCTGCTCCGAAAATACGAATGGAAGGCTCTCTGCGGCTTCGATCACAGTTTGGTGAAGATTCCGAAAAAAATGTACTCCGTCCAGACGGCCACGGGGCTTATCGGACGAGAATCCCTGGAGGAAAGGCTCCGGCTGTACCGGAAGTACGCCGGGCTGCTGTAA
- a CDS encoding SDR family NAD(P)-dependent oxidoreductase, with translation MTGKYSRFSLEGERALITGGGTGIGFGIAESMIRAGARVVLAGRREELLRTAADKLGDRAGYIVGDVTDTRGAEEFARTVEEKFGPVSILVNNAGIHHKQPFLETAYEDFDKVLRTHVSGSFVMSKAFAPSMAARKHGHILFIASMTTFIGMPQVIGYTAAKSAVGGMVRALTAELAPLGVRVNAIAPGWINSEMMHRAVNSDPERKAKILGRTPMGRFGDPEDIGDAAVYLSSPAASFVTGVILPVDGGAVTGF, from the coding sequence ATGACGGGAAAGTACAGCCGGTTCTCCCTGGAAGGAGAACGGGCCCTCATCACCGGTGGAGGTACGGGGATCGGCTTCGGGATAGCTGAGTCCATGATCCGGGCAGGCGCCCGTGTGGTGCTTGCCGGGCGCCGGGAAGAACTGCTGCGCACGGCTGCGGATAAGCTGGGAGACAGGGCCGGATATATCGTCGGGGACGTGACGGATACCCGGGGGGCGGAAGAGTTCGCCCGGACAGTGGAAGAAAAGTTCGGCCCCGTGTCCATACTGGTGAACAACGCCGGAATCCACCACAAGCAGCCCTTTCTGGAGACGGCCTACGAGGACTTCGACAAGGTCCTGCGGACCCATGTGAGCGGAAGCTTCGTCATGTCCAAAGCCTTCGCGCCGTCCATGGCTGCCCGGAAGCATGGACATATCCTCTTCATCGCCTCCATGACCACCTTCATCGGCATGCCCCAGGTCATCGGCTACACGGCCGCGAAGAGCGCCGTGGGAGGCATGGTCCGGGCACTGACGGCGGAACTGGCCCCTCTGGGAGTGAGGGTGAACGCCATCGCCCCGGGGTGGATCAACTCGGAGATGATGCACAGGGCTGTGAACAGCGACCCGGAGCGGAAGGCGAAGATCCTCGGGCGGACCCCCATGGGCCGTTTCGGCGACCCGGAGGACATCGGCGACGCGGCGGTCTACCTCAGCAGCCCTGCGGCCTCTTTCGTCACGGGAGTGATTCTCCCGGTGGACGGCGGTGCGGTGACAGGATTCTGA
- a CDS encoding RraA family protein, with the protein MQWNSDRELFALMKEKLYTPVVGDILDAMGYYHQFLPQAIRPLRDDMKLAGRAMTVLMIDVFGVQKKPFGLLTEALDQLEEGEVYLASGGGRRCAYWGELLTAASRTRGAVGAVVDGWHRDTPQVLEQNWPVFSMGCYAQDSSVRTQVADYRCRLEVGNVTVLPGDIVFGDVDGVLIIPSKVADEAVEKALEKAAGEKTVRKAIEAGMSTTKAFETYGIL; encoded by the coding sequence ATGCAGTGGAACAGCGACAGGGAACTTTTCGCCCTGATGAAGGAAAAATTGTATACGCCTGTGGTGGGGGACATCCTGGACGCCATGGGATACTACCACCAGTTCCTGCCCCAGGCGATCCGCCCCCTGAGGGATGACATGAAACTTGCCGGGCGGGCCATGACGGTGCTCATGATCGATGTTTTCGGCGTGCAGAAAAAGCCCTTCGGCCTTCTCACCGAGGCCCTGGACCAGCTCGAGGAAGGGGAAGTCTACCTTGCCTCGGGAGGCGGCAGGCGATGCGCCTACTGGGGCGAGCTGCTCACGGCGGCATCCAGGACGCGGGGCGCCGTGGGTGCCGTGGTGGACGGATGGCACAGGGACACGCCCCAGGTCCTGGAGCAGAACTGGCCGGTGTTCAGCATGGGCTGCTACGCCCAGGATTCTTCGGTGCGGACCCAGGTGGCGGACTACCGGTGCAGGCTCGAAGTGGGGAACGTGACCGTTCTTCCCGGGGACATCGTCTTCGGCGACGTGGACGGTGTGCTTATTATCCCCTCGAAGGTCGCCGACGAAGCGGTGGAGAAGGCCCTGGAGAAGGCGGCGGGAGAAAAGACGGTCCGGAAGGCCATCGAGGCCGGAATGAGCACCACGAAGGCCTTCGAGACCTACGGGATCCTCTGA
- a CDS encoding enolase C-terminal domain-like protein, whose translation MKVVRAETWLCRREASYFDRKRTVGAPMPWDVVVLRLTTDEGFSSTVGCLAARSGKVVEDYLHETILPVVLGRDVHDREAVWHEYWTVDRHLTFFPVYLPGPVDVALWELAALRAGLPLYKYLGGYRKRLPVYASGLFHDAAEDYVREGTFYRDRGIRAYKAHPGGPWQKDMEIHQALRDALGKDVTLFSDPVAEYTLDEAVRVGRHLEKLDYRWLEEPFRDFELSKYRRLCETLDIPVAATETTRGAHWGVAQAIALGGVDIVRADVSWKNGVTGTLKIAHLAEAFGINCEIHTTTMALMDVANLHVSCAVRNCEFFEYFVPEENFRFPMKEPLTISEDGFIEVPEGPGLGVEVDWDGIDRMCVSRRETVFSG comes from the coding sequence ATGAAGGTCGTCAGGGCCGAGACATGGCTGTGCAGGCGCGAGGCCTCGTATTTCGACAGGAAAAGAACGGTGGGGGCCCCCATGCCGTGGGACGTGGTGGTGCTCCGCCTGACCACGGACGAGGGGTTTTCGAGCACGGTGGGGTGCCTTGCCGCCCGGTCGGGGAAGGTGGTGGAGGACTATCTCCACGAGACCATCCTTCCCGTGGTGCTCGGACGGGACGTGCACGACCGGGAAGCCGTCTGGCACGAGTACTGGACGGTGGACCGTCACCTGACGTTTTTCCCTGTCTACCTGCCGGGCCCGGTGGACGTGGCCCTCTGGGAGCTTGCGGCTCTCCGGGCGGGGCTGCCTCTCTACAAGTACCTGGGAGGATACAGGAAGCGCCTGCCTGTGTACGCCAGCGGCCTGTTCCACGATGCGGCGGAGGACTACGTCAGGGAGGGGACATTCTACCGGGACCGGGGAATCCGGGCCTACAAGGCCCATCCCGGCGGTCCGTGGCAGAAGGACATGGAGATCCACCAGGCCCTCCGGGACGCCCTGGGGAAGGACGTGACCCTGTTCTCCGACCCCGTGGCGGAGTATACCCTCGATGAGGCCGTGAGAGTGGGACGCCACCTGGAAAAACTGGACTACCGCTGGCTGGAGGAGCCCTTCCGGGACTTCGAGCTGTCGAAGTACAGGAGGCTCTGCGAGACCCTGGACATTCCCGTGGCGGCCACGGAGACCACGAGGGGGGCCCACTGGGGAGTGGCCCAGGCCATCGCCCTCGGCGGGGTGGATATTGTCCGGGCGGATGTCTCCTGGAAGAACGGCGTGACGGGTACCCTGAAGATCGCCCACCTGGCGGAGGCCTTCGGCATCAACTGCGAGATCCACACCACCACCATGGCCCTCATGGACGTGGCCAATCTTCATGTTTCCTGCGCCGTCCGGAACTGCGAGTTCTTCGAGTATTTCGTGCCGGAGGAGAACTTCCGCTTCCCCATGAAGGAACCCCTGACGATTTCGGAGGACGGCTTCATCGAGGTGCCGGAGGGGCCGGGCCTCGGCGTGGAAGTGGACTGGGACGGAATAGACAGGATGTGCGTCTCCCGCAGGGAGACCGTCTTTTCAGGCTGA
- a CDS encoding substrate-binding domain-containing protein, translated as MSGMKARTTMKDIARAAGVSSVTVHKAIYSKKGVSSETREKILRLAEAMDYSVNAAASSLKRGALHIAVVLQSVSNPVNYFFRSMWAGIDKVERDLLDYRVRITRFECGDDWVSQEKILASIAERKDIDGVVIQCWDETRLNGVIDRLYDQGIPVVTANSDAVGSKRIACVSGPNERIGRLAAELLRAFLPGGGKIVMVGGRPGVEIHNAHRRGFRAFMEETGYSFPIAEVDGDGDPGRVRNDFSRALDGIEDGGGVYAISSRDTLLACREIQERGIDDRVRLVGSDVFRELVPFFEQGILRATVWKNQQAQAERAVLALYRYLTGRQAEWEPIGIGVVLRNNLEDYL; from the coding sequence ATGAGCGGCATGAAGGCGCGGACGACCATGAAGGACATCGCCAGGGCGGCGGGGGTTTCTTCCGTGACGGTCCACAAGGCGATTTACTCGAAAAAGGGCGTGAGCAGCGAGACGAGGGAGAAAATCCTGAGGCTCGCCGAGGCCATGGACTATTCGGTGAACGCCGCCGCGTCGTCCCTCAAGCGGGGGGCTCTGCACATTGCGGTGGTTCTGCAGAGCGTCTCCAACCCGGTGAATTATTTCTTCCGCAGCATGTGGGCCGGAATAGACAAGGTTGAGCGGGACCTTCTCGACTACAGGGTGAGGATTACCCGCTTCGAGTGCGGCGACGACTGGGTGAGCCAGGAGAAAATTCTCGCCTCGATTGCCGAACGGAAGGACATCGACGGCGTGGTGATCCAGTGCTGGGATGAAACCCGGCTCAATGGGGTCATCGACCGCCTGTACGACCAGGGCATCCCGGTGGTGACGGCAAATTCCGACGCCGTGGGATCAAAACGCATCGCCTGCGTATCGGGCCCCAACGAAAGGATCGGGAGGCTTGCCGCCGAGCTTCTGAGAGCTTTTCTTCCCGGCGGGGGGAAGATCGTCATGGTGGGAGGCCGGCCCGGCGTGGAGATTCACAACGCCCACAGACGGGGATTCCGGGCCTTCATGGAAGAGACCGGATACTCTTTTCCCATAGCGGAAGTGGACGGCGACGGCGACCCGGGGCGGGTGAGGAACGACTTCAGCCGGGCCCTTGACGGGATAGAAGACGGAGGCGGCGTGTACGCCATCTCTTCCCGGGACACCCTTCTCGCATGCAGGGAAATACAGGAAAGGGGCATTGATGACAGGGTGCGCCTTGTGGGCAGCGACGTATTCCGGGAGCTCGTTCCCTTTTTTGAGCAGGGCATCCTCCGGGCGACGGTGTGGAAGAACCAGCAGGCCCAGGCGGAGCGGGCCGTCCTCGCGCTCTACCGGTACCTGACGGGGCGGCAGGCAGAATGGGAACCCATCGGCATCGGGGTGGTGCTCCGGAACAACCTGGAGGATTACCTGTAG
- a CDS encoding mandelate racemase/muconate lactonizing enzyme family protein, with amino-acid sequence MPAITDVRIFRAVSPLSRPIADATHSLTEISFYVVEVETESGGTGQGYLLSFHYSPHAISGALKDIRPLVLGLEPHETGVLAHRAAAEHEYFGCEGLQKWALAAANVAMWDCRGKMLGAPVWKLLGSTVSRVPVYGSGGWLSYTIEELLGEVTEYRRRGFNAVKIKVGGGLERDLERLRKVREAVGPGLKIMMDANQGMSLQDALALSRKAEDLDIFWFEEPIDHRDYEGYAVLRSRTSISLAMGEREYDTQALKALIGRRGIDLWQPDLIRIGGVEEWRNSAALAGAYSVPVLPHYYKDYDVPLLCTIPNGVGAESFDWIDGIIDNTMRIEDGFAYPRTGPGWGFTFRRESLTPVE; translated from the coding sequence ATGCCGGCCATTACAGATGTGCGCATATTCCGGGCAGTGTCTCCGCTGAGCCGCCCCATAGCCGATGCCACCCACTCCCTGACGGAAATTTCGTTTTACGTGGTGGAGGTTGAGACGGAGAGCGGCGGAACGGGGCAGGGATACCTGCTGTCCTTCCATTATTCGCCCCATGCCATCTCCGGCGCCCTGAAGGACATCCGTCCCCTGGTGCTCGGCCTCGAGCCCCACGAGACGGGAGTGCTAGCACATCGGGCGGCGGCGGAGCATGAGTATTTCGGCTGCGAGGGACTCCAGAAATGGGCCCTTGCGGCGGCGAATGTGGCCATGTGGGACTGCCGGGGAAAGATGCTCGGGGCGCCGGTGTGGAAGCTGCTGGGGAGCACCGTGTCCCGGGTTCCCGTCTACGGCAGCGGAGGATGGCTCTCCTACACGATCGAGGAACTTCTGGGCGAGGTCACGGAGTACCGGCGGCGCGGGTTCAACGCGGTGAAAATCAAGGTGGGCGGCGGCCTGGAGCGGGACCTGGAACGGCTCCGGAAGGTCCGGGAGGCCGTGGGACCGGGACTGAAGATCATGATGGACGCCAACCAGGGAATGAGCCTCCAGGATGCCCTCGCATTGTCGAGAAAGGCGGAGGATCTGGACATCTTCTGGTTCGAGGAACCCATCGACCACCGGGATTACGAGGGATATGCCGTCCTCCGGAGCAGGACCTCCATATCGCTGGCCATGGGCGAGCGGGAGTACGATACCCAGGCTTTGAAGGCGCTCATCGGGCGGCGGGGGATCGACCTCTGGCAGCCTGACCTGATCCGCATCGGCGGCGTGGAGGAATGGCGGAATTCGGCCGCCCTCGCAGGGGCTTATTCCGTCCCCGTGCTGCCCCATTACTACAAGGATTACGACGTCCCCCTGCTGTGCACCATCCCCAACGGCGTGGGTGCGGAGTCCTTCGACTGGATCGACGGCATCATCGACAACACCATGAGGATCGAGGACGGGTTCGCCTATCCCCGTACCGGTCCTGGCTGGGGATTCACCTTCAGGCGGGAGAGCCTGACGCCCGTGGAGTAG
- a CDS encoding zinc-binding alcohol dehydrogenase family protein: MRAFCIDEPGKYSFRDIPVPVPRDGEVLLRIKKVGYCGSDLNTWRGLNPLVKYPRIPGHEISGVVEQVTRGVPAGVKVGDIVTAMPYTSCGKCWSCLSGRPNACKNNETLGVQREGALTEFIVLPWEKIVHGGRLGLRELAIVEPLAIGIHAGKQCDPKEGDHMLVFGCGMIGIGAVAEGIRAGAKVIAVDVDDSKLEMMRSIGAAFTVNSKKENLQERVLEITGGHGPAVVLEAIGLPETFVQAVDLAAYSGRVVFVGYAKAPVTFDTKYFILKEISIRGSRGSGRPDFEQAVALLESGAFPVDRLISAEFPFEKAGEAMEQWNANPGAVSRMMISLD; the protein is encoded by the coding sequence ATGAGAGCGTTCTGCATCGACGAACCGGGCAAGTATTCCTTCAGGGACATTCCCGTCCCCGTGCCCAGGGACGGAGAAGTGCTTCTCCGCATAAAGAAAGTGGGGTACTGCGGCAGCGACCTGAACACCTGGCGGGGCCTGAACCCCCTGGTGAAGTATCCCCGCATTCCGGGCCACGAGATCAGCGGTGTGGTGGAGCAGGTGACACGGGGCGTTCCCGCCGGCGTGAAGGTGGGGGACATCGTCACCGCCATGCCCTACACGAGCTGCGGGAAATGCTGGTCGTGCCTGAGCGGGCGGCCCAACGCATGCAAAAACAACGAGACTCTTGGGGTTCAGCGGGAGGGGGCTCTGACGGAGTTCATCGTCCTTCCCTGGGAAAAGATCGTCCACGGGGGCAGGCTGGGTCTCCGGGAACTGGCCATCGTGGAACCTCTGGCCATCGGCATCCATGCCGGCAAGCAGTGCGACCCCAAGGAGGGGGACCATATGCTCGTCTTCGGCTGCGGCATGATCGGCATAGGCGCCGTCGCCGAGGGAATCAGGGCAGGGGCGAAGGTCATCGCCGTGGACGTGGACGATTCAAAGCTTGAAATGATGCGTTCCATCGGCGCAGCCTTCACGGTGAATTCGAAGAAGGAAAACCTGCAGGAGCGGGTTCTGGAGATCACCGGCGGCCACGGACCGGCGGTGGTTCTCGAGGCCATCGGTCTGCCGGAGACCTTCGTCCAGGCGGTGGACCTCGCCGCCTACTCGGGGCGGGTGGTCTTCGTGGGATACGCGAAAGCCCCCGTGACCTTCGACACCAAGTATTTCATCCTGAAGGAGATCTCCATCCGGGGGTCCAGGGGGTCGGGCCGTCCCGACTTCGAGCAGGCCGTGGCGCTGCTCGAGTCCGGAGCCTTTCCCGTGGACAGGCTCATTTCGGCGGAGTTTCCCTTCGAAAAGGCCGGAGAGGCCATGGAGCAGTGGAACGCCAATCCGGGAGCGGTCTCCCGGATGATGATCTCCCTCGACTAG
- a CDS encoding TRAP transporter large permease, translating to MIVGLTFVLLLVLLFINAPVFVAILGSSIFYFVANNSLSWMMVVQRTISGLESIPLLAVPFFVMAGVFMNYTGITSRMIRFAEVLTGHMPGGLAQTNVVLSTLMGGLSGSSLADAAMQSKILVPEMEKRGYGKAFSSAVTGASALITPIIPPGIALIIYGFVGNVSIGRLFLAGVVPGVMTCLFMMVVVHFISKRRGYLPIYERRAGIREVFRAFREASWALFLPVVIVGGIRFGVFTPTEAGSIAILYALVLGTIVYREMTLKDLKTGLIETVTTTASIMLIIAAASSFAWILTWERVPQITANWVLSIVSSPGMFLLLINIFLLIVGMFIEGNAAMLVLIPIFMPMVQALGINDVHFGMVFIFNMAVGSLTPPMGTVMFTTCSITGAKIGDYIRESVPFYLVLLFCLLLITYIPQISLFLPNLLFN from the coding sequence ATGATCGTCGGCCTGACCTTCGTGCTGCTCCTGGTGCTGCTTTTCATCAACGCGCCGGTGTTCGTGGCCATCCTGGGAAGTTCCATTTTCTATTTCGTGGCCAACAATTCGCTCTCGTGGATGATGGTGGTCCAGCGGACCATCAGCGGACTTGAGTCCATTCCGCTCCTGGCCGTTCCCTTCTTCGTCATGGCGGGGGTGTTCATGAACTACACGGGCATCACCAGCAGGATGATCCGATTTGCCGAGGTGCTGACCGGTCACATGCCCGGCGGCCTGGCCCAGACCAACGTGGTGCTGAGCACCCTCATGGGCGGCCTTTCGGGGTCGTCCCTGGCCGACGCGGCCATGCAGTCCAAGATCCTTGTGCCCGAGATGGAGAAGCGGGGCTACGGCAAGGCGTTCTCCTCTGCGGTGACGGGGGCCTCGGCCCTCATCACTCCCATCATCCCGCCGGGCATCGCCCTGATCATCTACGGCTTTGTGGGCAACGTGTCCATCGGGCGGCTGTTCCTCGCCGGAGTGGTGCCCGGAGTGATGACCTGCCTTTTCATGATGGTGGTCGTTCACTTTATCTCGAAGAGACGGGGCTATCTGCCCATCTACGAAAGACGCGCGGGAATACGGGAGGTCTTCCGGGCGTTCCGGGAGGCGTCGTGGGCCCTCTTCCTTCCAGTGGTGATCGTGGGGGGCATCCGGTTCGGCGTGTTCACCCCCACCGAGGCGGGCTCCATTGCCATTCTCTATGCCCTGGTGCTGGGGACCATCGTCTACCGGGAGATGACCCTGAAAGACCTGAAAACGGGTCTTATAGAGACGGTGACGACTACTGCCTCCATCATGCTCATCATCGCGGCGGCATCATCCTTCGCGTGGATCCTTACCTGGGAAAGGGTGCCCCAGATCACGGCGAACTGGGTGCTGTCCATAGTCTCAAGCCCCGGGATGTTCCTTTTGCTCATCAATATTTTCCTGCTGATCGTGGGCATGTTCATCGAGGGAAACGCCGCCATGCTGGTGCTCATACCCATATTCATGCCCATGGTGCAGGCCCTGGGGATAAACGATGTCCACTTCGGCATGGTGTTCATCTTCAACATGGCGGTGGGATCCCTCACGCCGCCCATGGGAACGGTGATGTTCACCACCTGCTCCATCACGGGGGCAAAGATCGGCGATTACATCAGGGAGTCGGTGCCCTTCTACCTGGTGCTGCTGTTCTGTCTTCTGCTGATCACCTACATCCCCCAGATTTCCCTGTTCCTCCCTAATCTGCTGTTCAACTGA
- a CDS encoding TRAP transporter small permease, producing the protein MKIFILFDLEVRAKVKMIKKLLYHADDIVASAALIILVGSTILGVFYRYALSDPLDWVEEVSLLCVVWFVFIGGSSATKRNGHVGIDFVIALFPAFVQKAAFVFVQAMCYAVLSFMAWWGWLLGLQAQLKVTNMLRIPYTYIDLAVPVGCILMMIHLALGTRRNWKALFSREKEAAS; encoded by the coding sequence GTGAAGATTTTCATTCTTTTCGACCTGGAGGTTCGGGCCAAGGTGAAAATGATAAAAAAACTGCTCTACCACGCGGATGACATCGTTGCCTCCGCGGCGCTCATAATACTGGTCGGCAGCACCATCCTCGGGGTATTTTACCGGTACGCCCTGAGCGACCCCCTGGACTGGGTGGAGGAGGTCAGCCTCCTCTGCGTGGTGTGGTTCGTGTTCATCGGCGGCAGTTCTGCCACCAAGAGAAACGGCCATGTGGGCATCGATTTCGTCATCGCCCTCTTTCCCGCTTTCGTTCAGAAGGCGGCCTTCGTTTTCGTGCAGGCCATGTGCTACGCCGTCCTTTCCTTCATGGCCTGGTGGGGATGGCTGCTTGGCCTGCAGGCACAGCTCAAGGTGACCAACATGCTCCGCATTCCCTACACCTATATCGACCTGGCCGTTCCCGTGGGGTGCATTCTCATGATGATCCACCTGGCCCTGGGAACCAGGCGGAACTGGAAGGCCCTCTTCTCCCGGGAGAAGGAGGCGGCATCATGA